From Myxocyprinus asiaticus isolate MX2 ecotype Aquarium Trade chromosome 49, UBuf_Myxa_2, whole genome shotgun sequence, a single genomic window includes:
- the LOC127438562 gene encoding protein shisa-5-like — MSHELFVVFGVGAVIIILIVICCVCPCCCLYNMCREPRPVAAVTGTHITTVVNAQSIQQQPVIQGGPYLAYQSVPTQPGYGAQPAYGGQPMPMGPYQEQPYVSGPPPPYHVAASPGHPNSQAAYDGGQAAYPIHPPAQPGFAHPPPPTGNFNQPAYNPAYVEPPKTAY; from the exons ATGAGTCATGAATTATTTGTCGTCTTTGGAGTGGGGGCTGTGATCATCATTCTGATCGTTATCTGCTGCGTTTGTCCCTGctgttgtctttataatatgtGCAGAGAACCTAGAC CTGTTGCAGCAGTGACAGGAACACATATAACTACAGTCGTAAATGCACAATCCATTCAGCAGCAGCCTGTCATACAGGGAGGTCCATACTTGGCATATCAGTCTGTGCCAACTCAGCCAGGGTATGGAGCCCAGCCAGCCTATGGAGGGCAACCTATGCCAATGGGACCATATCAGGAACAGCCATATGTATCAGGACCCCCACCCCCATATCATGTGGCCG CAAGCCCTGGACATCCCAACAGTCAGGCTGCATATGACGGTGGCCAGGCTGCATACCCTATACATCCACCTGCTCAGCCGGGTTTTGCACATCCGCCTCCACCAACAGGCAACTTTAATCAGCCAGCCTACAACCCCGCCTATGTGGAACCACCAAAGACTGCATACTAA